AAACTATTCCAAGAATAAAAGGAATGAAAAATCATGGCCAAAAAGATCTTAGTGGTAGACGATGATGAATTGGTATTGATAGCTATCCAGGAGTTGCTTGCCCCCTTGGGATTTTCTGTAACCACATCCCTCAACGGACCCGAAGCTCTGGAAAAAATTTCCGGTGAACGATTTGACTTGATCATCTTGGATGTGATCATGCCGGAAATGAACGGGTTCGAAGTCTGCCAGAAGATTCGCCAGATCAACTCCTACGTCGAGACACCGATCATGATGCTGACGGCGAAAAGCGGCGAAGAAGACAAACAACGGGGAGTGGAAGTTGGGGCCAACCTTTACCTGCCCAAGCCGATTGCGCCCAAGCGCTTGATCACTTTGGTCGAAGAAGCGATAAAATAAAAATTTCGGAATGCGGATTTCGGAATGCGGAATTAATCGTTAAGAGCTTATTCCGCACTCCGCATTCGTCAATCCGCAATTTGAGAAGGAGGTAGCGATGGAAAGATACATAGAAAATGCCCGCAAGATGCTAAGCGATTGGAAAGGAAATTCCTACTTTTTCGGATTCGATGTTCTGGGCAAAGTGGGCGATTTGGCCAGCCAGTACGGGAAGAAGGCCCAGTTGATTATGGCTGATCTGGGAGAAGCCTGGATGGCTGGAATCCAGAAACCGGTAAGCGATTCCCTGAGAGAAAAAGGGGTGGAATTTGAGGCCATTGCCGGTGCCAGGCCGAATGCCCCGCGGGAAGATTTATACCGGCTGGCTCTCCATGTAGCCCGCTCCCGGCCTAAAGTAATCATTGCCGTGGGGGGTGGGAGCACCCTCGACGCGGCCAAGGCTGCCAATGTTCTGGCAACCTATTCCCCTGCCGATGTCCAAAATACCCTGCAAGTTTCCGACTCCATGGCCAGTTCGGTTGATCCTTATTTTGGCGTGGGCAATGTGACCAAAGTAAAGAACCAAACGAATCAATTTCTCATTCCCCTCGTCGCC
The Deltaproteobacteria bacterium genome window above contains:
- a CDS encoding response regulator: MAKKILVVDDDELVLIAIQELLAPLGFSVTTSLNGPEALEKISGERFDLIILDVIMPEMNGFEVCQKIRQINSYVETPIMMLTAKSGEEDKQRGVEVGANLYLPKPIAPKRLITLVEEAIK